A window from Drosophila subobscura isolate 14011-0131.10 chromosome O, UCBerk_Dsub_1.0, whole genome shotgun sequence encodes these proteins:
- the LOC117896817 gene encoding GATA zinc finger domain-containing protein 17, translating to MCLKYLLIASAVLIGVCHGDVSEIRDQKIDLLVPFNDLLPPLLDETTSSTTSTTSTTTPTTTSTTTSTTTTVAPRTAATITKPTKKSYYQKPAQLNKEDKSKTSSGKQPIHLLSLDLLPPFEDEAKPEESKPQEVAKVVAVSEPKPVAKLAAPPQAVQTPQPVAKVAPPQAVLKPQYARIAAPAIHPTRDPIGASYTSRFSNYFLTSTPRPRRGPLPTLTPFPRHIKK from the exons ATGTGTCTAAAATAC TTGTTAATTGCATCTGCGGTGCTAATCGGCGTTTGCCATGGGGATGTGTCGGAAATAAGGGACCAGAAAATCGATCTGCTGGTGCCATTCAATGATTTATTGCCGCCACTGCTGGATGAGACCACAAGCTCAACCACAAGCACCACATCCACCACAACACCCACCACAACATCCACCACAACATCCACAACAACTACAGTGGCACCTCGTACTGCTGCTACCATAACGAAACCCACAAAGAAATCGTATTACCAGAAGCCCGCTCAACTCAACAAGGAGGATAAATCCAAGACCAGCTCAGGAAAGCAGCCCATTCATCTGCTCTCGCTGGATCTGTTGCCACCCTTCGAGGATGAGGCCAAGCCTGAGGAATCAAAGCCCCAAGAAGTAGCCAAAGTCGTGGCCGTAAGTGAGCCAAAACCTGTGGCCAAGCTGGCTGCTCCACCACAGGCAGTACAGACGCCCCAGCCTGTGGCCAAAGTCGCCCCTCCACAGGCAGTTCTGAAGCCACAGTATGCACGCATTGCCGCCCCGGCGATACATCCCACACGAGACCCCATTGGGGCTAGCTATACCTCTCGATTCTCAAATTACTTCCTTACGAGCACCCCGCGGCCACGGCGCGGTCCCCTGCCCACACTGACGCCCTTTCCGCGCCACATCAAGAAGtag
- the LOC117897889 gene encoding uncharacterized protein LOC117897889 isoform X2 has product MATHSVMSEIRAPPAGIVPHLKPWEVITWSQEQLGGIYSDWGLNFSRHQRYSNSIQYLNNSLYINAGDTTALMRRCKVKRMKGMAPEALKDCTQADAILGWSLPPVVNPHVRLEISDALYESNRFEDAKMNLHSHLGLFSGAQAKPSINRLDVVDENFKDMLRDDTTPAVHRLLSRMERHRASQPKPIKDDCDVVSILETPKVFVSPLEQARRKRCFNIYNQTYLDKCWVDMAYLKKLRSNPNVLPQQAKRSTPYLRNLMDTNYASARNLTKMLQARCPMYAKFSQRYPNEELYNKQKEENLYRIQYQTRRNMFKILRSIRQLIRVGSLDKLSTFIEEVMGDYVTIKTHRTMPWKFEFINEVYNYLGLARINEYKIPSDMTVLQGKQRLLTLFGLPQESSMVPKEKQKQSKTMNVRRTDLTDPKSELFKKLSARYESRMRFAKYPIERAYLLHELAQAHLNNNSFNMAVSLARKAMEEATRCNSIVWSFLSLIVICKAHAIVEKVEHQKDVLGEAFELAKRIRNLDLCLFIDICMKVNAEELCIKRMATRRPKTLSQ; this is encoded by the exons ATGGCCACGCACTCGGTAATGTCTGAAATTCGAGCCCCGCCAGCCGGAATTGTCCCGCACCTGAAGCCATGGGAGGTGATTACTTGGTCCCAAGAGCAGCTCGGAGGCATCTACTCGGACTGGGGATTGAACTTTAGTCGCCATCAGCGCTACTCTAACAGCATACAGTACTTGAATAATTCCTTGTACATCAACGCGGGCGACACGACTGCTCTGATGAGACGCTGCAAGGTCAAAAGGATGAAGGGCATGGCACCCGAAGCCCTGAAGGACTGTACTCAGGCAGATG CAATACTGGGATGGTCGCTGCCACCCGTTGTGAATCCACACGTACGACTGGAGATCTCCGATGCACTCTACGAGTCGAACCGCTTCGAGGATGCCAAAATGAATCTTCACAGTCATTTGGGGCTGTTCAGTGGCGCCCAGGCCAAGCCCAGTATCAACCGCTTGGATGTG GTCGATGAGAACTTTAAAGATATGTTGAGGGATGACACCACACCGGCAGTACACCGTCTGCTCAGTCGCATGGAAAGGCATCGGGCCAGTCAGCCAAAGCCAATCAAGGATGATTGCGATGTTGTTAGCATATTGGAAACTCCG AAAGTATTCGTCTCTCCACTGGAACAAGCCAGACGCAAGCGATGCTTTAATATATACAATCAGACGTATCTGGATAAATGCTGGGTGGATATGGCATATCTAAAGAAACTGCGCAGCAATCCCAATGTTCTGCCACAACAGGCAAAAAGATCTACGCCCTATTTAAGGAATCTGATGGATACAAATTATGCATCGGCGCGCAATTTGACG AAAATGCTTCAAGCACGTTGTCCCATGTACGCTAAGTTTTCTCAGCGATATCCTAACGAGGAACTttataataaacaaaaggAGGAAAATCTATACAGAATTCAGTATCAGACTAGGAGAAATATGTTTAAGATATTGCGTAGCATACGGCAGCTGATACGAGTCGGTTCATTAGAT AAACTATCAACATTTATTGAGGAAGTTATGGGCGATTATGTAACCATTAAGACGCATCGCACAATGCCATGGAAATTTGAATTCATTAATGAGGTCTACAACTACTTGGGCTTGGCCCGCATTAATGAATACAAAATTCCCAGCGATATGACTGTCTTGCAGGGCAAACAACGCTTACTGACGCTCTTTGGACTGCCCCAAGAATCGAGCATGGTGCccaaagaaaagcagaaacaaagcaaaacgatgAATGTACGAAGAACCGACTTAACGGATCCCAAGAGTGAGCTGTTCAA GAAACTATCCGCTCGCTACGAGAGTCGCATGAGATTCGCCAAGTATCCCATAGAACGTGCTTATCTGCTGCATGAGTTGGCCCAAGCCCATTTGAacaataattcatttaatatGGCAGTTTCTCTGGCGCGCAAGGCAATGGAGG AGGCCACCAGATGCAACAGCATTGTGTGGAGCTTCCTTAGTCTGATTGTCATCTGCAAGGCTCACGCGATTGTGGAGAAAGTCGAACATCAGAAGGATGTGCTCGGCGAGGCCTTCGAGTTGGCCAAACGCATTAGGAACCTGGATCTGTGTCTGTTTATTGATATATGCATGAAGGTCAATGCAGAGGAATTATGTATCAAGAGAATGGCAACAAGAAG GCCAAAAACTTTATCTCAATGA
- the LOC117897889 gene encoding uncharacterized protein LOC117897889 isoform X1 codes for MATHSVMSEIRAPPAGIVPHLKPWEVITWSQEQLGGIYSDWGLNFSRHQRYSNSIQYLNNSLYINAGDTTALMRRCKVKRMKGMAPEALKDCTQADAILGWSLPPVVNPHVRLEISDALYESNRFEDAKMNLHSHLGLFSGAQAKPSINRLDVVDENFKDMLRDDTTPAVHRLLSRMERHRASQPKPIKDDCDVVSILETPKVFVSPLEQARRKRCFNIYNQTYLDKCWVDMAYLKKLRSNPNVLPQQAKRSTPYLRNLMDTNYASARNLTKMLQARCPMYAKFSQRYPNEELYNKQKEENLYRIQYQTRRNMFKILRSIRQLIRVGSLDKLSTFIEEVMGDYVTIKTHRTMPWKFEFINEVYNYLGLARINEYKIPSDMTVLQGKQRLLTLFGLPQESSMVPKEKQKQSKTMNVRRTDLTDPKSELFKKLSARYESRMRFAKYPIERAYLLHELAQAHLNNNSFNMAVSLARKAMEEATRCNSIVWSFLSLIVICKAHAIVEKVEHQKDVLGEAFELAKRIRNLDLCLFIDICMKVNAEELCIKRMATRRSGLRSGREASEEGSE; via the exons ATGGCCACGCACTCGGTAATGTCTGAAATTCGAGCCCCGCCAGCCGGAATTGTCCCGCACCTGAAGCCATGGGAGGTGATTACTTGGTCCCAAGAGCAGCTCGGAGGCATCTACTCGGACTGGGGATTGAACTTTAGTCGCCATCAGCGCTACTCTAACAGCATACAGTACTTGAATAATTCCTTGTACATCAACGCGGGCGACACGACTGCTCTGATGAGACGCTGCAAGGTCAAAAGGATGAAGGGCATGGCACCCGAAGCCCTGAAGGACTGTACTCAGGCAGATG CAATACTGGGATGGTCGCTGCCACCCGTTGTGAATCCACACGTACGACTGGAGATCTCCGATGCACTCTACGAGTCGAACCGCTTCGAGGATGCCAAAATGAATCTTCACAGTCATTTGGGGCTGTTCAGTGGCGCCCAGGCCAAGCCCAGTATCAACCGCTTGGATGTG GTCGATGAGAACTTTAAAGATATGTTGAGGGATGACACCACACCGGCAGTACACCGTCTGCTCAGTCGCATGGAAAGGCATCGGGCCAGTCAGCCAAAGCCAATCAAGGATGATTGCGATGTTGTTAGCATATTGGAAACTCCG AAAGTATTCGTCTCTCCACTGGAACAAGCCAGACGCAAGCGATGCTTTAATATATACAATCAGACGTATCTGGATAAATGCTGGGTGGATATGGCATATCTAAAGAAACTGCGCAGCAATCCCAATGTTCTGCCACAACAGGCAAAAAGATCTACGCCCTATTTAAGGAATCTGATGGATACAAATTATGCATCGGCGCGCAATTTGACG AAAATGCTTCAAGCACGTTGTCCCATGTACGCTAAGTTTTCTCAGCGATATCCTAACGAGGAACTttataataaacaaaaggAGGAAAATCTATACAGAATTCAGTATCAGACTAGGAGAAATATGTTTAAGATATTGCGTAGCATACGGCAGCTGATACGAGTCGGTTCATTAGAT AAACTATCAACATTTATTGAGGAAGTTATGGGCGATTATGTAACCATTAAGACGCATCGCACAATGCCATGGAAATTTGAATTCATTAATGAGGTCTACAACTACTTGGGCTTGGCCCGCATTAATGAATACAAAATTCCCAGCGATATGACTGTCTTGCAGGGCAAACAACGCTTACTGACGCTCTTTGGACTGCCCCAAGAATCGAGCATGGTGCccaaagaaaagcagaaacaaagcaaaacgatgAATGTACGAAGAACCGACTTAACGGATCCCAAGAGTGAGCTGTTCAA GAAACTATCCGCTCGCTACGAGAGTCGCATGAGATTCGCCAAGTATCCCATAGAACGTGCTTATCTGCTGCATGAGTTGGCCCAAGCCCATTTGAacaataattcatttaatatGGCAGTTTCTCTGGCGCGCAAGGCAATGGAGG AGGCCACCAGATGCAACAGCATTGTGTGGAGCTTCCTTAGTCTGATTGTCATCTGCAAGGCTCACGCGATTGTGGAGAAAGTCGAACATCAGAAGGATGTGCTCGGCGAGGCCTTCGAGTTGGCCAAACGCATTAGGAACCTGGATCTGTGTCTGTTTATTGATATATGCATGAAGGTCAATGCAGAGGAATTATGTATCAAGAGAATGGCAACAAGAAGGTCGGGCTTAAGGTCTGGTCGGGAAGCTTCTGAAGAGGGTTCCGAGTAA